Proteins found in one Plasmodium gaboni strain SY75 chromosome 13, whole genome shotgun sequence genomic segment:
- a CDS encoding serine/threonine protein phosphatase 5: MVIVTEEINNNVKIEDNNINTFEEDMDKNVHEDNEIIYTINEEKVKKCNNIEKEHNQKEDEEEVMLNNHNVEEKEEDIKKSDEILMNNEKIKNDYNLEISEDSKNHNCDDPLDNNKTDNCDKEKKDICLELLKTCDALKNIGNKYFKENNYIISIRYYTEAIDLIKKSFQEYSNKFTDIDKQNNTNNLHDDIEVDDEDKEVFKEYYNKSTICKKSDFISIKETDLHIYYTNRSFCHIKLENYGTAIEDIDEAIKINPYYAKAYYRKGCAYLLLSNLKSASECFQKVLKLTKDKNSELKLKQCKKLIFEQQFQKAIELEQKMPYYETLVLDSLKIENMEAPIYDRNNLNIDFLKKVADYISIPNNKLNKKCVCSIVLDIIKLLKELPTLVYLNLEEDETLTICGDVHGQYYDLLNIMKINGYPSEKNSYLFNGDFVDRGSFSVEVIIFLYLAKLTFPNNVHLTRGNHETDNMNKIYGFLGELQEKYDEKMHVLFSDSFKFLPLAYVLNKNIFICHGGIPSKTDTTLEDIEKIDRNKEPLDEGVMTDLLWSDPNEEKGFKPSKRGIGFSFGTDITENFLKINNLSLIIRSHEVRDEGYSLEQNGQLYTVFSAPNYCDIMKNKGAFLKFKGNSIKPECVTFTEVEHPNVPSLKYAHNLYQNI, from the coding sequence ATGGTAATTGTTACTGAggaaataaataataacgTTAAGAtagaagataataatataaatacatttgAGGAAGACATGGACAAGAATGTTCATGAGGATaatgaaattatttatacaatAAATGAAGAGAAAGTTAAGAAATGTAATAACATAGAAAAAGAACATAACCAAAAAGAAGATGAGGAAGAGGTTATGTTAAACAACCATAATGTGGAggaaaaagaagaagatataaaaaaaagtgaCGAAATATTGAtgaataatgaaaaaataaaaaatgattataatttaGAAATTAGTGAAGATTCAAAAAATCATAATTGTGATGATCCTTTGGATAATAACAAAACAGACAATTGTGACAAAGAGAAAAAGGATATTTGTcttgaattattaaaaacaTGTGATgctttaaaaaatattggaaataaatatttcaaggaaaataattatattatatctataaGATATTATACAGAAGCTATagatttaataaaaaaatcattTCAAGAATATTCTAATAAATTTACCGATATAgataaacaaaataatacaaataatttaCATGATGATATTGAAGTGgatgatgaagataaagaagtatttaaagaatattataataaaagtactatatgtaaaaaaagTGATTTTATTAGTATAAAAGAAACAgatttacatatatattatacgAATCGTTCTTTTTGTCATATAAAATTAGAAAATTATGGAACAGCTATAGAAGATATTGATGAAGCTATTAAAATTAATCCATATTACGCTAAAGCGTATTATAGAAAAGGGTGTGCCTATTTACTTTTATCCAATTTAAAAAGTGCATCTGAATGTTTTCAAAAAGTATTAAAACTTACGAAAGATAAAAATTCagaattaaaattaaaacaatGTAAAAAACTTATTTTTGAACAACAGTTTCAGAAAGCTATCGAATTAGAACAAAAAATGCCTTATTATGAAACATTAGTACTTGATTCTCTTAAGATCGAAAATATGGAAGCTCCTATATATGATagaaataatttaaatattgaCTTTTTGAAAAAGGTAGCTGATTATATAAGTATACCAAATAACAAATTGAACAAAAAATGTGTTTGTTCCATTGTATTagatataattaaattattaaaagaattacCTACTCTAgtttatttaaatttagAAGAAGATGAAACTTTGACAATATGTGGTGATGTTCATGGACaatattatgatttattaaatataatgaaaattaATGGTTATCCTTCtgaaaaaaattcttaCTTATTTAATGGTGATTTTGTAGATAGAGGAAGTTTTTCTGTTGaagttattatatttttatatctaGCTAAACTAACCTTTCCTAATAATGTGCATTTAACAAGAGGAAATCATGAAACagataatatgaataaaatatatggaTTTTTAGGTGAATTAcaagaaaaatatgatgaaaaaatgCATGTCTTATTTTCAGATTCCTTTAAATTTTTACCTTTAGCATATGTtcttaataaaaatatatttatatgtcATGGTGGTATACCTAGTAAAACAGATACTACCTTAGAAGATATCGAAAAAATTGATAGAAATAAAGAACCTTTAGATGAAGGAGTTATGACCGATTTATTATGGTCTGATCcaaatgaagaaaaagGTTTTAAACCATCTAAAAGAGGTATTGGATTTTCATTTGGTACAGATATTACTGAAAATTTCctaaaaattaataatcTAAGTCTTATTATTAGATCGCATGAAGTAAGAGATGAAGGTTATTCTCTTGAACAAAATGGACAATTATATACAGTCTTTAGTGCTCCTAATTATTGTgatattatgaaaaataaaggaGCTTTCTTAAAATTCAAAGGAAATTCAATCAAACCTGAATGTGTAACATTTACAGAAGTAGAACACCCAAATGTCCCTTCCCTTAAATATGCTCATAATTTGTATCAaaacatttaa
- a CDS encoding hypothetical protein (conserved Plasmodium protein, unknown function) codes for MNNGSNKKFVIVHYIKNEDSNQNKNNSKKKKEKKTGYVTIEISRVDDRKFANKKRKNQLILDRSSRNDFPSRSSKNISKKKIKDNTWTNTLLDKLQGATTTINQKITSFFKICIFNSKELKMKNDMIVRDSFKYFNTEDNEQYINSTNLINTINDKMDNILSQHINVNNDNLYSKNFNMHFNDNSNINNNFMKDNILNGKNLNNKFANKKMIDASKLWKKDMSANNVMNYKDKGKVDINNNPDMQNIKNFYISVINKKNNVKNVRKVSLMEVCKDPYFYISQNFLSDLESYLALNHCLLYIKKNKGELSQIHHNFFSVLINVDDVHFLEENVSTSILRHTIKRLNSLFKIPIDDITSVEFCLYLKNSEENEPIIYTEKDIYQYSILIFLSSKSGNFIEFPFNGLRIMTVIGNCLIYQCNDKKNTNKHIFNFNISDEKLFFLKINLKENIYLYKMFQGQKPVNHSNMDEVCKQNKITELYTNVFKNKNTLPFEQFMKTSPNETNTINIDSMKNHYSLVKKNMECINKRLMELNINRMRSLFIKAKNARSNNAYPNPMQFKKRA; via the exons atgaataacggatcaaataaaaaatttgtaATCGTACActatattaaaaatgagGATAGTAACCAGAATAAAAACAACtcaaagaaaaaaaaagaaaaaaagacaGGATATGTTACTATTGAAATTAGTAGAGTAGATGATAGAAAATTTGCTAATaagaaaaggaaaaatcAATTGATTCTTGACAGGAGTAGTAGAAATGATTTTCCTTCCAGATCTTCTAAAAATATCTCCAAGAAGAAGATAAAAGATAATACGTGGACTAATACATTATTAGATAAGTTACAAGGAGCGACGACTACTATTAatcaaaaaataacatcattctttaaaatatgtatattcAATTCGAAAGAATTAAAGATGAAAAATGATATGATAGTAAGAgattcttttaaatattttaatacaGAGGATAATgaacaatatataaatagtacaaatttaataaataccattaatgataaaatggataatatattatcacaACATATTAATGTAAATAACGATAATCTCTACTCTAAGAATTTCAATATGCattttaatgataatagtaatataaataataattttatgaaagataatatattaaatggaaaaaacttaaataataaattcgctaataaaaaaatgattgATGCAAGTAAATTATGGAAAAAAGACATGTCTGCAAATAATGTAATGAATTATAAGGATAAAGGAAAAgtagatataaataataatccTGATATGcaaaatattaaaaatttttatatttcagttataaataaaaaaaacaatgTGAAAAATGTAAGGAAAGTTAGCTTGATGGAAGTTTGTAAAGAtccttatttttatatatctcAAAATTTCTTATCAGACTTGGAGAGTTATTTAGCTCTAAATCACTGTCTCCTATATATTAAg AAAAATAAAGGAGAGCTTTCCCAGATTCATcacaattttttttctgtgTTAATAAATGTAGATGATGTACATTTTCTTGAGGAAAATGTATCGACATCAATTTTGAGACATACTATCAAGAGATTGAATTCTCTTTTCAAAATTCCAATAGATGATATAACATCAGTAGAATTTTGTttgtatttaaaaaatagTGAAGAAAATGAACCTATAATTTATACtgaaaaagatatatatcaatattCAATTTTGATATTCTTAAGTAGCAAAAGTGGGAATTTTATTGAATTCCCTTTTAATGGCTTACGAATTATGACAGTTATAGGTAACTGCTTAATTTATCAATgtaatgataaaaaaaatacaaataaacatatcttcaattttaatatatcagatgaaaaattatttttccTAAAAATTAATCTaaaggaaaatatttatttgtacAAAATGTTCCAAGGGCAGAAACCTGTCAATCATTCAAATATGGATGAAGTATgtaaacaaaataaaataactgaattatatactaatgtttttaaaaataaaaatacattaCCCTTTGAACAATTTATGAAAACAAGCCCTAATGAAACAAACACCATCAATATCGATTCAATGAAAAATCATTATTCTTtagttaaaaaaaatatggaatgtataaataaaagattaATGGAACTAAATATTAATCGTATGAGAAGTTTATTTATCAAGGCAAAAAATGCAAGAAGTAATAATGCTTATCCTAATCCTATGcaatttaaaaaaagggcataa
- a CDS encoding putative NLI interacting factor-like phosphatase, which translates to MSVNSCEQMNENINKLIDMNDANMNYNNTNNINNNINGNINMMNENNNNTINNIDNDMTNNNFTVNSNNNNNNMDSINITYNNNQNLGYNKDLDTINTKKRIMNTNRSIKNTYHNNNYNKSNHQNFSINKNNKNNKNFRNKNNQYNKNNMKQNKGNMMNMNMNIIDNNMMGNNQENINNIYNSGDNINVEHSYNVNNNDISNNMYYEENENSDGYSSMSNNPNLINKVANNRNVYENLRLINNTNNGNNNMNNIYNNSNNEDNNENNIYNNNIKSVYSNDDMDTSNDNINIVENEDLNINSGMGKLNVNRNMNTHNNNINIKKRRIGKYENNAFYNKNKVKKNFHNNLFNDSLKRYNNNSINLKENNNKKNDNLLDFHNNETDQLDQQQEQKENINEELNINEDNSNINKNMTFVKKDNYNKIGKYNNRNSYLNNNNNNNNNNNNNKPFNNMTFSLNKYLNPYVNYNKTNINSRNINSTYHVANKNKLLNKNRNMKNNSNAYNNNNNNNNTFYNSTYKNASETNYSNNNSRDDYSRNNLNNINFITQNFNMKLLSDYTKHTQNNQNNLAGDTHVNINSNFKNARPNNRNQFYNNQNYIECLSEVSEISDEETNDISNDDNMIQNQNIDNDQYNNKWNTLKNNQGFKSLPHSENTLYPNKITDNNLELINGLYKLANFNRNLKNENQDIYSQGKVLNNNQSSNNNNNIMNNINSDIYSNDNNFNYNNYTSNILEHKNEVQDKLHNDYGEEEEDENNMDMKNNNILNFIKPDDMYINSYIPYPPEKYNNIYDLHEIKILSPHILKTQFQKEGSKGYHSSLKDGKLILLLDLDNTLLQATSFAKFNMELPLENFVDDNGEAELYKFYLPQYNFFYYLKFRPYVRQFLQILSLYYELAIYTNATREYADVVIAILDPDRTIFSDRIVARCSSTDRDENKYFSRIYPNVHPKYVIAFDDRKDVWIDIPQSHILKAEHYNFFELSKYDIISHFKEATTARKKFVDMDMHLHYMIKFFLKLHKNFFENPLETDVGKLIDKMMSSTLSNVGVYFTGFRKNSKNIQNVLSADCEERQKEIALELGATIFNNYDEPGVTHIIAAKNCTDNLIKSKKSDYDHIHKVHTLWLYHCRGTLEMRLSSNFDADNLCKIYSNKPPLHPKKDHWFFGPKEDFKKQEDNKDCVKIENLKVKTFLGTGEYTNDAVIFSPFEQINIKWIEKEVTLRQNFDTSYNAMAQNTQKEENKNQINDDNDDENNSYTNIEDISGKIPTI; encoded by the coding sequence atgagTGTAAATAGTTGTGAACAGATGAATGAAAATATCAATAAATTAATTGATATGAATGATGCGAATATGAACTAcaataatacaaataatataaataataatataaatgggaatataaatatgatgaatgaaaataataataatacaataaataatattgataatgacatgacaaataataatttcaCTGTGAattctaataataataataataatatggatagtattaatattacatataataataatcaaaattTAGGGTATAATAAAGATTTAGATACAATTAACACAAAAAAGAGAATTATGAATACTAATAGGTCCATTAAAAATACgtatcataataataattataataaaagtaatCATCAGAATTTtagtataaataaaaacaataagaacaataaaaattttagaaataagaataatcaatataataagaataatatgaagcaaaataaaggaaatatgatgaacatgaatatgaatattattgataataatatgatgGGAAACAAtcaagaaaatataaataatatatataattctggtgataatataaatgtagAACATTCTTataatgttaataataatgatatatcaaataatatgtattatgaagaaaatgaaaattcAGATGGTTATTCATCAATGAGTAATAATCCAAATTTGATAAATAAAGTAGCAAATAATAGAAACGTATATGAAAATTTGAGActaataaataatacaaataatggtaataataatatgaataatatatataataattcaaataatgaagataataatgaaaataatatttataataataatataaaatctGTATATTCAAATGATGATATGGATACATctaatgataatattaacattGTAGAAAATGAGGATCTTAATATAAATAGTGGTATGGGAAAGTTGAATGTGAATAGAAATATGAACacacataataataatattaatattaagaaaagaagaataggtaaatatgaaaataatgcattttataataaaaataaagtaaagaaaaattttcataataaCTTATTTAATGATTCattaaaaagatataataataattccataaatttaaaagaaaacaataataaaaaaaacgACAACTTATTAgattttcataataatgaaaCGGATCAATTAGATCAACAACAAgaacaaaaagaaaatattaatgaagaacttaatataaatgaagataatagtaatattaataaaaatatgacctttgtaaaaaaagacaactataataaaatagggaaatataataacagAAATAGTTATTTaaacaacaacaacaataataataataataataataacaataaaccatttaataatatgacattttcattaaataaatatcttAATCCTTAtgtaaattataataaaacaaatattaatagtagaaatataaattcaaCGTATCATGTGgcaaataaaaataaactattaaataaaaatagaaacATGAAGAACAACTCAAATGCctataataataataataataataataatacattttataattcGACATATAAAAATGCCAGTGAAACAAActattcaaataataattctaGAGATGATTATTCaagaaataatttaaataatatcaatTTTATTACACAAAATTTTAACATGAAATTATTAAGTGATTACACAAAACATACAcaaaataatcaaaataatttagCAGGAGATACCcatgtaaatataaattccAATTTTAAAAATGCTAGACCAAATAACAGAAAtcaattttataataatcaaaattatattgAATGTTTAAGTGAAGTATCTGAGATAAGTGACGAAGAAACTAATGATATAAgtaatgatgataatatgatacaaaatcaaaatatagataatgatcaatataataataagtggaatactttaaaaaataatcaagGATTTAAATCACTTCCACATTCAGAAAATACATTATATCCAAATAAAATCACtgataataatttagaACTAATAAATGGTTTATATAAGCTGGCCAATTTTAATAGAAACCTGAAAAATGAAAATCAAGATATCTATTCACAAGGTAAagtattaaataataatcagtcctcaaataataataataatataatgaataatatcaatagtgatatttattctaatgataataattttaattataataattatacatCAAATATCCTGGAACACAAAAATGAAGTTCAAGATAAGCTACATAATGATTATGGtgaagaagaagaagacgaaaataatatggatatgaaaaacaataatatattaaattttattaaaccagatgatatgtatattaattcatatattcCATACCCTCctgaaaaatataataacatatatgatttacatgaaatcaaaatattatctccacatattttaaaaactCAGTTTCAAAAAGAAGGAAGTAAAGGATATCATTCTTCTTTGAAAGACGgaaaattaattttattattagatTTAGATAATACTTTATTACAGGCTACATCCTTTGCCAAATTTAATATGGAATTGCCCTTAGAAAATTTTGTAGATGATAATGGAGAAGctgaattatataaattttatttaccacaatataattttttctattatttaAAGTTTAGACCATATGTAAGACAATTCTTACAAATTTTATCCTTATATTATGAACTAGCTATATATACCAATGCAACTAGAGAATATGCTGATGTTGTTATAGCTATATTAGATCCAGATAGAACTATTTTTTCTGATAGAATTGTTGCAAGATGTAGTTCAACAGATAgagatgaaaataaatatttttctcGAATATATCCCAATGTACATCCTAAATATGTTATAGCATTTGATGATAGAAAGGATGTTTGGATAGATATTCCACAATCTCATATATTGAAAGCTGAacattataattttttcgAATTAAGTAAGTATGATATAATTTCTCATTTCAAGGAGGCAACTACAGCTAGGAAAAAGTTTGTAGATATGGATATGCATTTGCATTATATGattaaattttttcttaagttgcataaaaatttttttgaaaatcCATTAGAAACAGATGTAGGAAAATTAATAGATAAAATGATGAGTAGTACCTTAAGTAATGTAGGAGTTTATTTTACAGGATTTAGAAAAAATTCAAAGAATATACAAAATGTATTATCAGCAGATTGTGAAGAAAGACAAAAAGAAATTGCCTTAGAATTAGGTGCTActatatttaataattatgatgaaCCAGGAGTTACTCATATAATTGCTGCAAAAAATTGTACGgataatttaataaaatcaaaaaaatcAGATTATGATCATATTCATAAAGTTCATACTTTATGGCTTTATCATTGTAGAGGAACTTTAGAAATGAGACTTTCTTCTAATTTTGATGCTGATAAtttatgtaaaatatatagtaaTAAACCTCCTTTACATCCAAAAAAAGATCATTGGTTTTTTGGACCTAAAGAAgattttaaaaaacaagaagataataaagatTGTGTTAAAATAGAAAATTTAAAAGTTAAAACTTTTCTAGGAACAGGTGAATATACCAATGATGCAGTTATTTTCTCTCCATTTGAACAAATCAATATAAAATGGATAGAAAAGGAAGTTACATTAAGACAAAATTTTGATACCTCTTATAATGCTATGGCACAAAATACACAGAAAGAAGAAAACAAAAACCAAattaatgatgataatgatgacgaaaataattcttataCAAATATAGAAGACATTAGTGGGAAAATACCTACcatctaa
- a CDS encoding putative splicing factor 3B subunit 5, producing MSTFDRFNIHAQLEHLQSKYQGSGHADTSRWEWLTNIHRDTLASHVGHYSRLAYFAVVENEPIAKIKYRCLQNMSLPIVPKKKKNN from the exons atgtcTACATTTGATAGATTTAATATCCATGCTCAGTTGGAACACCTACAAAGTAAATATCAAGGATCAGGTCATGCTGACACAAGTAGATG gGAATGGTTAACTAATATTCATCGTGATACATTAGCATCTCATGTTGGGCATTACTCaag GCTAGCTTATTTTGCAGTTGTTGAAAATGAACCAATAGctaaaataaaatatcgTTGTCTTCAg aataTGTCTTTGCCCATTGTTccaaagaaaaaaaaaaataattga